TACCGGGGAATTCAACCTGGTGCTGGTGGGCATCGTCGGCGCGCTGGGAAACCTGGCGGGCTCGCTGCTGGCCTACTGGCTGGGCGCCCGTGGAGGCCGGCCGCTGATCGAGAAATACGGCAAGTATGTACTGCTGTCGCACCACGATCTCGACATGGCCGACCGCTGGTTCTCCAGGTATGGAAGGAGCACCGTCTTCTTTACCAGGTTGATGCCGGTGATCCGCACCTTCATATCCTTTCCCGCCGGCATCAGCCGCATGAAGCTCTCGACCTTCAGCCTCTACACATTTCTGGGTGCTCTGCCGTGGTCGATCTTCCTGGCTTACGTCGGTTTCAAGATGGGCGAGAACTGGGACACGCTGGGAGGATATTTCCACAAGGCGGACATCTTCATCGGCATCCTCATCGTCGCCGGCATAGTATGGTATGTCTGGCGGCATATCAACAACATTAAGAAGGACAGGATCGAACAGGGGGCATCCCGGGCCAAGAAGGACCGGGTCAACAATACAAACAATACAACCTCGGATCAGGAGAATTCCGCATGAGTTTTATACAGGCGATCGTCCTCGGCATCGTCCAGGGACTTACCGAGTTCCTGCCCGTCAGCAGCTCGGCCCATCTGGTTCTGGTTCCCGATATTCTCGGCTGGGACCTTCCCTCGACCTCTTTTGACGTTGTCATGCATCTTGGCACGATGGTTGCGGTCGTGGCTTATTTCTGGCGGGACATCGTCGAGATCATCGCTTCCTTTTTTCAGCACAGCCGGGTGGCGCTGGCGCGCCGGCGGCTGGGAATCATGCTGATCATCGGCACCATTCCCGCGGCCGTCATCGGCGCGGCCTTCCAGAAGAAATTCGAGGATCTTTTCAGCGAGCCGGCGGAGGTCGCAGTCTTTCTGATCATCACCGGCATTGTGCTGGTGGCCAGCGAGGCCGTGGCGCGCCAGAAGCGCCATATCAGGGACCTGAGCGTCACCGATTCCGTCCTCATCGGCGCCGCCCAGGCGGTGGCGATCGCCCCCGGGATCTCGCGTTCGGGCGCGACCATCTCCACGGGCCTGTTTCTGGGGCTGACGCGTGAGGCCGCGGCGCGCTATTCCTTCCTGCTGAGCATCCCAATCATCGCCGGCGCGGCGATCCTGAAGCTGCGGCACGGGCTTGACGGGGGCAACGGCGAGACCGCCGCCACGCTCATCCCGGGCTTCCTGGCCGCGGCGATATCAGGCTTTGCCGCCATCAAGTTCCTGCTCGGGTACGTGCGCCGCCATAATCTGAGGATCTTCGCGCTCTACTGCTGGGTCGTGGGCGGCGGCGTCCTGCTCTGGAAGCTGATCGGATAATCACGAAATTCTGATTCGGGCCGGGTTGCAGCAGGCCCGTCCAGATGATACAAAAAGCGCGTGGACAGTTCCTTCCTCCTCGTCTTGGTCGTCATGGCCGCAATCGCCTTCGACATGATGAACGGTTTTCATGATGGATGTAACGCCGTATCAACCGTCATCTATACCAAGGCCCTCAAACCTCATACCGCGATCTTCATATCCGCGGTCTTCAATTTCGTTGGTCCCTTTCTGGGCGTACAGGTGGCCAAGACCATCGGCGGCGTCATCAATTTCAGCGATGCCGACTCCAACCTGATGGCGAGGCTGGTGGTGGCGGCGATGATCGGCGCCCTGCTCTGGGACATCCTCACCTGGCTCTGGGGCCTGCCGGTGAGTTCTTCCCACGCGCTCGTCGGCGGTCTGCTCGGCGCCGGCGTCATGGCGCTCGGGCTTGACGGAGTCAACTGGGCCAAGCTGGGCGAGATCATGGCGGCGCTCATCTTCTCGCCGGTCATCGGCATGCTCGTGGGGCTCGCGCTGATGATGCTGTCGAAACGCATCCTCGCCGCCCTGCGGCTCGACATCGAGCGCGCCGACGGCTTCTACAAGAAGATGCAGATCTTCTCCTCGAGCTTCGTCTCCTTCACCCACGGCTCCAATGACGCCACCAAGGTGATGGGCATCATCGCCCTCTTCCTCGCCGCCCACTACCATTACACCGAGATCTACGTGCCGGTCTGGGTGATTCTCGCCTGCGCCGGAGCAATGGCGCTGGGCACATATCTGAGCGTCACGTCGATGCGGCTGGTGCGCACTCTCGGTGAAGGCCTCACCACTCTGCATCCGGTCCATGGCTTCTCGGCCGAGACCGGTGCGGCGATGGTGATCTTCACCGCCTCGCGCCTGGGCCTGCCGGTCTCGACCACGCACGTCGTCACCTCCGCGGTGACCGGAACCGGCATGGCTTCCGGCTTCGGCTCTGTAGGATGGCGAACCTTCCGTGATATAATTTTGGCCTGGCTGATCACACTTCCTTTTTGTGCGGGTGTGGCGGCGGCCTCCTATTACATACTGTCAACCTTTACGGGCTAGGTAGGTGGCAATGGCATTCATGAAGAAATTGAAGGAGGCGCTCACCGGGGCTTCGGTAGAGGGCACGGTGAGGGATCTGGGAATGGCCAGCGAGCAGCGCACGCTGGAACAGATACTCGAGATGGCCGACCTGGTTGTGACCATCAACGAGCGGCTGGTCGACGTGGTCAAATTCTATTGCGCCGACGCCTGCCAGGCCATGGAGAAGGCCGCCGGCGAGCTGGATTCGCTGGAGAGCAACGCCGACACCATGAAGCACGAAATCCTGAGCGGCCTGACCGCCGGGGGTTTCTTCCCCATCAGCCGCGCCGACCTCTTCCGCCTGGTCGTGGGCCTGGACAAGATTGCCAACTTCGCCACCGGCGCCGCCGACCGTATCGT
Above is a genomic segment from Actinomycetota bacterium containing:
- a CDS encoding DedA family protein; this encodes MITSLIEFLGTFIKDIISALGYPGVFLAMAIESACIPLPSEIIMPFSGYLVFTGEFNLVLVGIVGALGNLAGSLLAYWLGARGGRPLIEKYGKYVLLSHHDLDMADRWFSRYGRSTVFFTRLMPVIRTFISFPAGISRMKLSTFSLYTFLGALPWSIFLAYVGFKMGENWDTLGGYFHKADIFIGILIVAGIVWYVWRHINNIKKDRIEQGASRAKKDRVNNTNNTTSDQENSA
- the uppP gene encoding undecaprenyl-diphosphatase UppP, which encodes MSFIQAIVLGIVQGLTEFLPVSSSAHLVLVPDILGWDLPSTSFDVVMHLGTMVAVVAYFWRDIVEIIASFFQHSRVALARRRLGIMLIIGTIPAAVIGAAFQKKFEDLFSEPAEVAVFLIITGIVLVASEAVARQKRHIRDLSVTDSVLIGAAQAVAIAPGISRSGATISTGLFLGLTREAAARYSFLLSIPIIAGAAILKLRHGLDGGNGETAATLIPGFLAAAISGFAAIKFLLGYVRRHNLRIFALYCWVVGGGVLLWKLIG
- a CDS encoding inorganic phosphate transporter, encoding MDSSFLLVLVVMAAIAFDMMNGFHDGCNAVSTVIYTKALKPHTAIFISAVFNFVGPFLGVQVAKTIGGVINFSDADSNLMARLVVAAMIGALLWDILTWLWGLPVSSSHALVGGLLGAGVMALGLDGVNWAKLGEIMAALIFSPVIGMLVGLALMMLSKRILAALRLDIERADGFYKKMQIFSSSFVSFTHGSNDATKVMGIIALFLAAHYHYTEIYVPVWVILACAGAMALGTYLSVTSMRLVRTLGEGLTTLHPVHGFSAETGAAMVIFTASRLGLPVSTTHVVTSAVTGTGMASGFGSVGWRTFRDIILAWLITLPFCAGVAAASYYILSTFTG
- a CDS encoding DUF47 family protein — translated: MKKLKEALTGASVEGTVRDLGMASEQRTLEQILEMADLVVTINERLVDVVKFYCADACQAMEKAAGELDSLESNADTMKHEILSGLTAGGFFPISRADLFRLVVGLDKIANFATGAADRIVMRRFDLPPEINHLLEEMAETDLRAVRKLRDAILTMRPNMREAEEISEEVDRIEGEVDDIYVKIYGILFEMDTDFKTFHQLKAIIERLEEVADRAADCAETIRLIAVRHLEIQ